The Coffea arabica cultivar ET-39 chromosome 9e, Coffea Arabica ET-39 HiFi, whole genome shotgun sequence genome has a window encoding:
- the LOC140014839 gene encoding 2-succinylbenzoate--CoA ligase, chloroplastic/peroxisomal-like isoform X1, with protein MGNYSDAHICQCLSRLMTLRRNSTVMINVAAAEEGDCRKTGMQFAEGVLRLADGLLQLGLKPGHVVAIAALNSDSYLEWLLAVTYAGGIAAPFNYRWSLQEARLAMNEVKPIMLVTDKTHDYWHFKLQTDLRWHVSMTAPNFSSHGDAVLTTELLKSSSLNSARLLCAPNNAALLCFTSGTSGRPKGVMLSHSALIVQSLAKLALVGYSEDDIYLHTSPLCHIGGISSALAMLMVGGCHVFIPKFEVKSAIRVIEQHHVTSFITVPAMMADLISSARTTQTTKNFETVDKILNGAGGLLPGLLEGAVKVFPRAKLISAYGMTEACSSLTFMTLYDPTIGSYNQHRQMIDSKTSDSVQQFAGVCVGKPAPHVELRISSNGSSQVGKILTRGPHVMLGYWGQIPSKSSSPADEGWFDTGDIGQTDDCGNLWLIGRNGSRIKSGGENIYPEEVEAVILQHPGISTVIVVGLPDSRLTEMVVACIRLKDNWQWDEFNPCNDKDHCLSKEILQQFCKDKNLTGFKIPRNFILWRTPFPMTTTGKLRRDEVKKEAMSRWVNENVFSSGVLLSSNL; from the exons GCCGTCTGATGACTCTCAGGCGAAACTCAACAGTCATGATTAACGTCGCCGCCGCAGAAGAAGGTGACTGTAGGAAAACCGGCATGCAGTTCGCGGAGGGAGTGCTGAGATTGGCCGACGGGCTTCTCCAACTGGGCCTCAAGCCCGGCCACGTCGTCGCAATTGCTGCTCTCAACAG TGATTCATATTTGGAGTGGTTACTGGCGGTTACATATGCAGGAGGGATAGCAGCTCCTTTCAACTACCGCTGG AGCTTACAGGAGGCAAGATTGGCAATGAATGAAGTGAAGCCTATCATGTTGGTGACTGATAAAACCCATGATTACTGGCACTTCAAATTGCAGACTGACTTAAGGTGGCATGTTTCTATGACCGCTCCTAACTTCAGCAGCCACGGTGATG CAGTTTTGACAACAGAATTGTTGAAGTCCAGTTCTCTGAACTCGGCCAGGCTTTTATGCGCACCTAATAATGCAGCTCTGCTATGCTTTACCTCAG GGACATCTGGAAGGCCAAAGGGCGTTATGCTAAGCCATTCAGCTTTGATTGTACAATCCCTGGCTAAATTAGCACTTGTTGGTTATAGTGAGGATGAT ATTTATCTGCATACATCGCCTTTGTGCCACATCGGAGGGATATCTTCAGCTCTGGCAATGCTGATGGTTGGAGGTTGCCATGTTTTTATACCCAAATTCGAAGTCAAGTCGGCAATTAGAGTCATAGAACAACACCACGTTACCTCATTTATCACGGTACCAGCTATGATGGCTGATTTAATCTCTTCAGCTAG GACAACTCAAACTACCAAGAATTTTGAGACAGTCGACAAAATATTAAATGGAGCTGGAGGTCTTTTACCAGGACTTCTTGAAGGTGCCGTCAAAGTTTTCCCAAGAGCTAAACTAATTTCAGCTTATG GGATGACAGAGGCATGTTCTTCTTTAACCTTCATGACCCTTTATGATCCAACCATTGGGAGCTATAATCAGCACCGTCAAATGATAGATAGTAAAACTTCCGATTCAGTTCAGCAATTTGCTGGAGTTTGTGTTGGAAAGCCTGCACCACATGTAGAACTAAGAATCAGTTCCAATGGTTCTTCTCAAGTGGGGAAGATATTAACTAGGGGCCCCCATGTAATGCTTGGATACTGGGGTCAAATTCCAAGCAAGTCTTCCTCCCCAGCTGATGAAGGTTGGTTTGACACCGGTGATATAGGACAGACAGATGATTGTGGTAACCTTTGGCTTATAGGTCGCAACGGCAGTAGAATCAAGAGCGGGGGAGAGAATATCTATCCTGAAGAG GTTGAAGCTGTTATATTGCAACATCCTGGTATTTCCACAGTCATTGTTGTTGGGCTCCCGGACTCTCGCTTGACGGAGATGGTAGTTGCATGTATTCGACTAAAAGATAACTGGCAATGGGACGAATTCAATCCCTGCAATGACAAAGATCACTGCTTATCCAAAGAAATCCTACAGCAGTTTTGTAAAGATAAGAACTTGACAGG ATTTAAAATTCccagaaatttcattttgtgGAGGACTCCATTTCCAATGACAACAACAGGAAAGTTGAGAAGAGATGAAGTCAAGAAAGAAGCTATGTCCCGTTGGGTAAATGAAAATGTTTTCTCCAGCGGGGTGTTGCTGTCCAGCAACCTGTAA
- the LOC140014706 gene encoding beta-glucosidase 42-like encodes MENNENAHAAANQTKEITPAAIAITSLIRGVGLEKKRAIEDERKTIYQSKQPFLSSSDFPPVFVFGIATSAYQVEGGSNEGGWGPSSWDDFSHTPGNICDGSNGDVAADQYHRYKEDIELIAKLGFKAYRFSISWTRIFPDGLGSIVNDEGIMHYDNLINAFISKETCFTRFSDRVKKWITINEPLQTAINGYCTGINAPGRHDHSLSEPLLAAHHQLLAHAEAVSIYRNKFKDKQGGQIGIALDCEWAEALSVREEDLRAAAKRIDFQLGWYLDPIFYGDYPETMRERLGEKLPEFSQKDEELLRNSLDFVGLNHYTTRFIVDAETNSEDNDVFYRVQGMETIHNR; translated from the exons ATGGAGAACAATGAAAATGCACATGCAGCAGCAAaccaaacaaaagaaatcacTCCTGCTGCTATTGCAATTACTAGTTTAATCAGAGGTGTTGGATTAGAGAAGAAAAGAGCGATAGAAGACGAACGGAAGACTATTTACCAGTCCAAACAgcctttcctctcttcttctgaTTTCCCTCCAGTCTTCGTCTTCGGCATTGCAACTTCCGCTTACCAG GTGGAAGGAGGGAGCAATGAGGGAGGTTGGGGTCCTAGCAGCTGGGATGATTTTTCCCATACACCAG GCAATATTTGTGATGGAAGCAATGGAGATGTTGCTGCCGACCAATATCACCGTTACAAG GAAGATATTGAACTCATAGCCAAGCTGGGTTTTAAGGCATATCGCTTTTCCATATCATGGACAAGAATCTTTCCTG ATGGTCTGGGATCCATAGTCAATGATGAAGGGATAATGCACTATGACAATCTAATTAATGCTTTTATCAGCAAGG AAACTTGCTTTACCAGATTCAGCGACAGAGTCAAGAAGTGGATTACCATCAATGAGCCACTTCAAACTGCAATTAATGGATATTGTACTGGCATAAATGCACCAGGAAGGCATGATCATTCTTTATCTGAGCCATTATTGGCAGCACATCACCAGCTATTGGCTCATGCTGAAGCTGTCTCCATATACAGAAACAAATTCAAG GACAAGCAAGGAGGACAAATAGGCATAGCGTTGGATTGTGAATGGGCAGAGGCGTTGTCAGTTAGGGAGGAAGATCTAAGGGCTGCAGCGAAGCGTATTGATTTCCAACTTGGATG GTACTTGGATCCTATATTTTATGGAGATTATCCAGAAACAATGCGAGAAAGACTTGGAGAAAAGCTTCCagaattttctcagaaggatgAAGAGCTGCTTAGAAATTCACTGGACTTTGTTGGTTTAAACCATTATACCACAAGGTTTATTGTTGATGCAGAGACCAACAGTGAAGACAACGATGTCTTCTATAGAGTCCAGGGGATGGAAACCATCCACAATAGATGA
- the LOC140014839 gene encoding 2-succinylbenzoate--CoA ligase, chloroplastic/peroxisomal-like isoform X2: MGNYSDAHICQCLSRLMTLRRNSTVMINVAAAEEGDCRKTGMQFAEGVLRLADGLLQLGLKPGHVVAIAALNSDSYLEWLLAVTYAGGIAAPFNYRWSLQEARLAMNEVKPIMLVTDKTHDYWHFKLQTDLRWHVSMTAPNFSSHGDVLTTELLKSSSLNSARLLCAPNNAALLCFTSGTSGRPKGVMLSHSALIVQSLAKLALVGYSEDDIYLHTSPLCHIGGISSALAMLMVGGCHVFIPKFEVKSAIRVIEQHHVTSFITVPAMMADLISSARTTQTTKNFETVDKILNGAGGLLPGLLEGAVKVFPRAKLISAYGMTEACSSLTFMTLYDPTIGSYNQHRQMIDSKTSDSVQQFAGVCVGKPAPHVELRISSNGSSQVGKILTRGPHVMLGYWGQIPSKSSSPADEGWFDTGDIGQTDDCGNLWLIGRNGSRIKSGGENIYPEEVEAVILQHPGISTVIVVGLPDSRLTEMVVACIRLKDNWQWDEFNPCNDKDHCLSKEILQQFCKDKNLTGFKIPRNFILWRTPFPMTTTGKLRRDEVKKEAMSRWVNENVFSSGVLLSSNL; encoded by the exons GCCGTCTGATGACTCTCAGGCGAAACTCAACAGTCATGATTAACGTCGCCGCCGCAGAAGAAGGTGACTGTAGGAAAACCGGCATGCAGTTCGCGGAGGGAGTGCTGAGATTGGCCGACGGGCTTCTCCAACTGGGCCTCAAGCCCGGCCACGTCGTCGCAATTGCTGCTCTCAACAG TGATTCATATTTGGAGTGGTTACTGGCGGTTACATATGCAGGAGGGATAGCAGCTCCTTTCAACTACCGCTGG AGCTTACAGGAGGCAAGATTGGCAATGAATGAAGTGAAGCCTATCATGTTGGTGACTGATAAAACCCATGATTACTGGCACTTCAAATTGCAGACTGACTTAAGGTGGCATGTTTCTATGACCGCTCCTAACTTCAGCAGCCACGGTGATG TTTTGACAACAGAATTGTTGAAGTCCAGTTCTCTGAACTCGGCCAGGCTTTTATGCGCACCTAATAATGCAGCTCTGCTATGCTTTACCTCAG GGACATCTGGAAGGCCAAAGGGCGTTATGCTAAGCCATTCAGCTTTGATTGTACAATCCCTGGCTAAATTAGCACTTGTTGGTTATAGTGAGGATGAT ATTTATCTGCATACATCGCCTTTGTGCCACATCGGAGGGATATCTTCAGCTCTGGCAATGCTGATGGTTGGAGGTTGCCATGTTTTTATACCCAAATTCGAAGTCAAGTCGGCAATTAGAGTCATAGAACAACACCACGTTACCTCATTTATCACGGTACCAGCTATGATGGCTGATTTAATCTCTTCAGCTAG GACAACTCAAACTACCAAGAATTTTGAGACAGTCGACAAAATATTAAATGGAGCTGGAGGTCTTTTACCAGGACTTCTTGAAGGTGCCGTCAAAGTTTTCCCAAGAGCTAAACTAATTTCAGCTTATG GGATGACAGAGGCATGTTCTTCTTTAACCTTCATGACCCTTTATGATCCAACCATTGGGAGCTATAATCAGCACCGTCAAATGATAGATAGTAAAACTTCCGATTCAGTTCAGCAATTTGCTGGAGTTTGTGTTGGAAAGCCTGCACCACATGTAGAACTAAGAATCAGTTCCAATGGTTCTTCTCAAGTGGGGAAGATATTAACTAGGGGCCCCCATGTAATGCTTGGATACTGGGGTCAAATTCCAAGCAAGTCTTCCTCCCCAGCTGATGAAGGTTGGTTTGACACCGGTGATATAGGACAGACAGATGATTGTGGTAACCTTTGGCTTATAGGTCGCAACGGCAGTAGAATCAAGAGCGGGGGAGAGAATATCTATCCTGAAGAG GTTGAAGCTGTTATATTGCAACATCCTGGTATTTCCACAGTCATTGTTGTTGGGCTCCCGGACTCTCGCTTGACGGAGATGGTAGTTGCATGTATTCGACTAAAAGATAACTGGCAATGGGACGAATTCAATCCCTGCAATGACAAAGATCACTGCTTATCCAAAGAAATCCTACAGCAGTTTTGTAAAGATAAGAACTTGACAGG ATTTAAAATTCccagaaatttcattttgtgGAGGACTCCATTTCCAATGACAACAACAGGAAAGTTGAGAAGAGATGAAGTCAAGAAAGAAGCTATGTCCCGTTGGGTAAATGAAAATGTTTTCTCCAGCGGGGTGTTGCTGTCCAGCAACCTGTAA